One Trichosurus vulpecula isolate mTriVul1 chromosome 7, mTriVul1.pri, whole genome shotgun sequence genomic region harbors:
- the WRAP53 gene encoding telomerase Cajal body protein 1: MVPVLRMVEGDTIYDYCWYSLMNSGQPDTCFVASSSRENPIHIWDAFTGQLRASFRAYNHLDELTAAHSLCFSPDGLKLYCGFNRTVRIFSTSRPGRQFETRPTFAKKQGQSGIISCIAFSPTQPLYACGSYGCSLGLYSQDDGSALALFAGHHGGITHLCFHPDGNRLFSGARKDAELLCWDLRQPGHLLLSLNREVSTNQRIYFDLDPTGQFLASGSTDGVVSVWDTSRTGVNQQEPLMSFLPQKDCTNGVSLHPSMPLLATASGQRVFPEPTNSEDEEGQANGVPLLSLSHAHPDFRLQLWWCGGASDIETPDCKEMGMEDSPGEGERGVV, encoded by the exons ATG GTCCCAGTTCTGCGCATGGTGGAAGGAGACACTATCTATGATTACTGTTGGTATTCTCTGATGAACTCGGGCCAGCCAGATACCTGCTT TGTGGCCAGCAGCAGCCGTGAGAACCCTATCCACATTTGGGATGCCTTCACTGGGCAGCTTCGGGCCTCCTTTCGGGCCTACAACCACCTG GATGAATTGACTGCTGCCcattctctctgcttctctccggATGGCTTGAAGCTCTACTGTGGCTTCAACAGAACTGTGCGGATCTTTTCCACATCCCGACCTGGGAGACAGTTTGAAACAAGACCCACATTTG CCAAAAAACAGGGCCAGAGTGGGATTATTTCATGCATCGCGTTCAGCCCAACCCAGCCTCTCTATGCCTGTGGCTCCTATGGCTGTTCCCTTGGTCTGTATTCCCAGGATGATGGCTCTGCTCTTGCTCTGTTTGCGGGGCATCACGGAGGCATCACCCACCTTTGCTTCCATCCTGATGGCAACCGACTCTTCTCAGGGGCCCGGAAG GATGCCGAGCTCCTGTGTTGGGATCTCCGGCAGCCAGGCCATTTACTTTTGTCCTTGAACCGCGAAGTCTCTACTAATCAGCGCATCTACTTCGACCTGGACCC GACAGGACAGTTCCTAGCAAGCGGCAGCACTGATGGAGTTGTGTCAGTATGGGACACCAGTAGGACTGGGGTAAACCAGCAGGAGCCACTGATGAGTTTTCTACCTCAGAAGGACTGCACCAATGGTGTTAG TCTGCACCCAAGCATGCCTCTGCTGGCCACAGCCTCTGGCCAGCGTGTTTTCCCTGAGCCGACAAACAGTGAGGATGAAGAGGGGCAGGCGAATGGGGTTCCCCTGCTGTCGTTGAGCCATGCCCATCCCGACTTTCGCCTCCAGCTGTGGTGGTGTGGGGGTGCTTCAGATATAGAAACCCCTGACTGCAAAGAAATGGGGATGGAAGACAGTCCTGGGGAGGGGGAACGTGGGGTTGTATAA
- the EFNB3 gene encoding ephrin-B3, translated as MGALHPGLGGVRVGGLLLGLLGLVSGLSLEPVYWNSANKRFQAEGGYVLYPQIGDRLDLLCPRARPPGPHSSPDYEFYKLYLVGGAQGRRCEAPPSPNLLLTCDRPDVDLRFTIKFQEYSPNLWGHEFRSHHDYYIIATSDGTREGLESLQGGVCLTRGMRVLLRVGQSPRGGTAPRKPVSQMPMEKDRGAAHRLDPSKENMSGDPSSNATSRGTEGPLPPPSIPAVAGAAGGLALLLLGVAGAGGAVCWRRRRAKPSESRHPGPGSLGRGGSVGLGGGGAGGVGHRDTEPGELGIPLRGSGTTDPPFCPHYEKVSGDYGHPVYIVQDGPPQSPPNIYYKV; from the exons ATGGGGGCCCTCCATCCTGGGCTGGGGGGCGTGAGAGTCGGGGGGCTGCTCCTGGGCCTCTTGGGGCTGGTGTCGGGGCTTAGCCTGGAACCTGTCTACTGGAACTCGGCGAATAAGAG GTTCCAGGCAGAGGGTGGCTATGTGCTCTACCCCCAGATTGGGGACCGACTGGATCTGCTGTGCCCTCGGGCCCGGCCCCCCGGCCCACACTCATCCCCAGACTATGAGTTCTACAAGCTGTACCTGGTCGGAGGAGCCCAGGGCCGGCGCTGTGAGGCACCCCCATCCCCTAACCTGCTCCTGACCTGTGACCGGCCTGATGTTGATCTTCGATTCACCATCAAGTTCCAGGAATACAGCCCCAACCTATGGGGACATGAATTCCGTTCACACCATGACTACTACATCATTG CTACGTCAGATGGAACCCGAGAGGGCCTGGAGAGTCTGCAGGGCGGGGTCTGCCTGACCAGGGGGATGAGGGTGCTTCTCCGTGTGGGACAGA GTCCCCGGGGAGGGACAGCTCCTCGAAAACCTGTCTCTCAAATGCCAATGGAGAAGGACCGAGGTGCAGCACACCGCTTGGATCCCAGCAAAGAGAACATGTCAG GTGATCCCTCCAGTAATGCAACTTCCCGGGGTACAGAGGgccctcttcctccccctagCATACCAGCAGTGGCTGGAGCAGCCGGGGGACTGGCCCTGCTCCTCCTGGGTGTGGCAGGGGCAGGGGGTGCCGTGTGTTGGCGAAGACGACGGGCCAAGCCTTCGGAGAGCCGACATCCTGGGCCAGgctctctggggaggggaggatcTGTGGGACTTGGGGGCGGGGGAGCAGGAGGAGTAGGTCACCGAGATACCGAGCCTGGGGAGTTGGGGATCCCTCTGAGGGGTAGTGGGACTACCGATCCCCCCTTCTGTCCTCACTATGAGAAGGTGAGTGGTGACTATGGACACCCTGTGTACATCGTGCAAGATGGGCCGCCTCAGAGCCCTCCAAACATCTACTACAAGGTGTGA